The DNA sequence GATTCCTCGGCATGAAAGTCAGATCTGTGTGCGAGATCGAAAACGGGCGATTCTCAAGGGTCCTCCTGGCGGCGAGGGGAGACAACGATGAATGCCGGCAGATGCTCCTTTCCCAGGGGGTTGCCGAAGCGGACTTTCTGGAGGTGATGGGCTGGAGAAGCCGGCCTGCCGCCAGGGCCAACGACAGCACCACCGGCACCGACGCAGGACCCCGATGAACAACGCCGGTGTGTTCAGGGTTTGAACAGACTGCCGACGGCACGTACAATATAGGCTGACTACGATCGCGCAGATGGAGGGGCCCGCTTGTCGAATGGCTGGCGCTTGGTCAGGACCAAGCCTCTTTCGGAATATGTAGCTGCCTCTGCGCTCGAGCGCTCGGGGTACATGCCGTTCTTCCCACGTGTAATAACACCCCGGCCACGGGCAGGACACAATGACGCGCCGCTCTTCCCGGGATACCTTTTCGTGAGGAACGAGGATGAAGGTGCGTCGTTGCCGCCCGTAGGCCGAATCGCCGGGCTTATCGGGTGGGTGGAGTTCGACGGAGTCATACCCGTTGTGCCGGACAGCGTAATAGTGGAGATGGATGCCAGGCTCAAGGAAGTAAACGCAACGGGAGGGCAGTGGCGCCGCTACCAGCCTGGAGACAGGGTGCGGGTAGTCAACGGCCACGTGGACAGTCTGGCCGAGGTGCTGGAAGAGGCGAAGTCCCCACAGTCCCGGGTAAAGGTGCTCATGAGCTTCATGGGAGGCCTGGTCCACGCCAGGGTGCCCTGGTACAGCCTGGAGCCGGCAGGCGGGCAGGAATGGCTGGAAGCGCAGGCAGGGAGTGGGCGTCCACCCCGCCGAACGCGGGGCAAGGGCCGCTGGATCAAGGGCTTCGGGCCGCGCGGCTCCCAGGGCGCGTTGCCGGCGGAGAGTTAGAATAACGAAAGACATCGCCCTCCGTAGAAGCTTCTGCTCCGGGGGCGACCCAGGGGCGCGCGCGGCTAACTCGGCTGACCGGCCGGGGGGACGTCGTGTGCCGTCTGATCGTACCGCAACGGAACGAAAGAGGAGAGAAGTTGAAAAACAAACAGGACGTTAGAATCGCGGTGTTGGGCCTTGGCCACGTTGGTCTGCCCACAGCTCTTGGCATGGCAGAGGTTGGCTGGACAGTCATCGGCGCCGACGAGTACCGGGACAAGGCGGAGAGGATCCAGAGTGGGGACCCGACCTTTTACGAGCCGGGCCTCGAAGAACTCCTCAAGAAGCACCTGGACTCCGGGAGGTTTATCGTCCGCAAGGATGTGGCCTCGGCGGTGAAGGACTCCAACGTCATTTTCGTGTGCGTGGGCACGCCTCAGAAAGACGATGGCGCCGCAGACCTTTCCCATATGGAGAAGGTGGCCCGGACTATCGCGCCGAATCTGAATGAGTACAAGGTGATTATCGAGAAGAGCACAACGCCCGTGCAGACTGCCGGGCGGCTGAAGCAAAGCATCATTCGTTATGCTGCCGCCCGTTCCAACGGCAACGGCGGCTCGGTGGACTTCGATGTGGCGGTCAACCCTGAGTTCCTGCGGGAGGGCACGGCCATTTACGACGTGTTCAACCCGGACAGGATTGTCATCGGGGTAGAGAGCGAGCCGGCGGCGAAGATGATGATGGACGTCTACCGACCCCTTGTTGAGCGGATCGGCAAGAGTATGGATTCCACGATCATAGTCACGGACATCAACGCCGCAGAGATTATCAAGCACGGTTCAAACGCGTTCCTGTCGATGAAGATTTCATTCGCGAATATGGTCGCCGACCTTTGCGAGGCGACGGGAGCGAACATCCAGGACGTGACGCGCGGCATCGGGATGGACCCGCGCATCGGCCCCCGCTTCCTGAATGCGGGCATAGGGTACGGCGGCTATTGCTTCCCGAAGGACATTCGCGCATTCACATACGTCGCCTCGGAGCACGGAGTGGACTTCTCTCTGTTGCGCGAGGTTGAGAAGATCAACAATGCGAGGGTGGGCAAGTTCGCTGCCAAGGTGCGGCAGGCGCTATGGGTGGTGAAGGGCAAGAACATCGCGGTGTGGGGCCTGGCGTTCAAGCCGGGAACGGACGATACGCGCGAGGCGCCGGCGCTGGCCGTGGTGCGGGCGCTGATCGAGGAAGGAGCGCACCTGCGCCTGCACGACCCGCAGGCCAACAAGGAGGCCATGCGCGATATCCCCGCGAACCCGCCGTCAGTGGTGTATTGCGACTCGGCAGAGGATGCGGCGGCAGGCGCTGACGCCGTGGTGCTGCTTACGGAGTGGAAGGACTACCTGGGCGTGGACCTGGCGAAGCTAAGGCCCGCGATGGAAGTACCTCTCATCATCGATGGCCGCAACCTGTTCGACCCCGCGAAAGTGCGGGGCGCAGGGTTTGAATACTACAGCGTCGGCAGGCCGTAGACCTTCACGGACGATAAACGGTACCAATGGGCTGCACGTTCTGGGACAATGAGTCCCGGGGCGTGCAGCCCTTATTTTGGCCTGTTCTGAGAGCAAGAAGATCGAAGACCCGAAGCCGGCAGCAATAGAGCCTGGAGCCGCGGGGGACCTTTCCCGGCGCGTGCTGAGCGCGGGCACGTGGACGATGGCAATGCGGGTGGTCGTCTCGGTGGCCGGGACGGCCCGTGTGATGGTGCTGGCCCGGCTCCTGGCGCCGGAGGACTTCGGCCTGATCAGCATCGCTCTGCTGGTCGTCGGTTTCCTCGATTCGATGGCGCAGACGGGCTTCGCGACGGCGCTGGTGCAGCGTAAGGGGGATATCAGGCCGTACCTGGATACCGCATGGACGGTCCAGCTGGTGCGCGGTGTTGTTCTGGCCGGGGCAGTTGCGCTCGCGGCGCCCGTGGTGTCGCGGTTCTTCGACTCGCCGGGGGCAGAGTCCATTGTGCGGACGATGGCGCTGGTGGTGCTGTTCAAAGGCCTGACGAACAGTGCGGTGGTCTACTTCCAGCGGGACCTGGAGTTCCGCAAGCAATCGGTCCTTCAGATCGTCCATACAATGTCGGACGTCGCCGTGAGCGTCGGTTTTGGGATCGCGCTGAGGGACGTGCGCGCCCTGGTTTACGGCGCGGTGGCGGCGAGCATCGCCCTGGTAGTCGTATCATTTATCGTACACCCATACCGTCCCAGGCCCAGGATCGACTTCGGGAAGGCGCGTGAGCTTTATAGCTACGGCAAATGGGTCTTCGGCACGAACGTACTCAAGTACTTCATCCTCAACGGCGACAACGCGTTTGTTGGACGCATGCTGGGCACGGTGGCGCTGGGACATTACCAGATGGCTTACCGCATTTCGCAGATGCCGGCAACGGAGGTGGGGGACCTTATCTCACGCATAATGTTTCCGGCGTGGTCCAAGATGCAGGAAGATGTGGACCGCCTGCGCGCGGCATATCTGAGAACGGTGCAGGTGTCCACACTAGTGACGCTACCGCTCGCCGGTGGGGTGCTTGTGCTGGCGGACGCTTTCACGCGCGTCGTTTTGACGGAGAAATGGCTGGAGATAGTGCCGGCGCTGCAAGTTCTGGCCGTGCTGGGGGCGTTGAAGACGATCGGCGCGTTCGCTCCGCTATTTCAGGCGCTCGGGCGGCCGCGGTTTGTGACCATTGTCTCGGCGGTAAGGCTCGCGGCAATCGCCGCGCTCATTTATCCGCTGACGCAGACAATGGGAATAGTAGGGACGGGCTGGGCAGTGCTGATCGGAACGGCGGTAACGATCCCATGGTCGCTCACGGAGGCGATGAAGGCTGTCCGCGGGTCGTTAATGCAGTTCGTTGAGGCGGTGTGGATAGCTATCGCGGCAACGGGGGTCATGATGGCCATCCTCCTCGTGGCGCTTCAGCTTACTGCCTCTTCGAATATTGTGTGGGCAGGAGGGCTGATTGGGCTGGAGGGCGCGGCGGAATCGGTGGCGGGGCTTGTGTGGCTGGGCGGCCTTGCCACGGTCGGGTGCCTGGCTTACGGCAGCGCCTGCCTGGCGCTGGACACAATGACCGGGTCTAAAGCGTTAACGAGCCTGAAAAGGCTTGCGGGTATCTCGCATTAGGACGCAATGATTCTACGGCTGACAGACATACTACGCGAACAGGCCGGGCTAACTGCCCTGTTCTCCGACGCTGCGTTCCTCAGGGAGACGGCCCAGCGCAGGCTTCACGACGGCACCGAGTATGCGAGGCTGACCGACTCCTGGGAAGAGGTGCGCAGCCACTTTCTCACCATCGAGCTCGGCAGGCCACAGCTGCTGAGCCTCCAGCTGTCGAATGTGACCGACGTGCGATACGAGGGCGCGATCGGTCTGGCCGCCATCTCGGAAGGGGTGCTCTACTGGTTGCCGAGGCCTCCGGTAGACCGCACCTGGGACGTGAACGGCAGGATTGAGACGGAGGCAGACCTCAGCCTCAACTGGGAGCTTGTGGGCGCCTCCCTTGATATCTCCATTGCGCAGTGGGGCAGCAGGCGCCTCGAATTGGCCGTCATCGAGGTCAGGGAGAGCGCTCCGCAGTATCTGGTGGACCTGTTCGAAGTGAGCAGGGTGGAAAAATTCCGCCTGAGCGAGTACCGGTACTTCAGGCACGAAGGGATCTCCGATTTTTGGAGGAGCCTCGTAAAGGGGCAGATCTTCGAGACCCGTCACAAAGAAACGAATGGCGGAAAGCGCGTGCCGCAAGAGCAGGCTGCTCTCCTGCTCTACAATGTGGCGTCGCTCATGGAGGCTTCAGGAAAGCGCGTATACACTGCCCTCCGGCACCTCATAGCCTATTCTGTGATGATAAGGCTGGATGAGCGCGGCAGGTGGCGTCACGGCCACTGGACGCGGCTGATGGAGACGCACACGCGATTCCAGGCGGATGGCATTTCGCTGTTGATAGACCATTTCGAGCGCTCCAGGAACCGCTCCTTCCTGCACGCAGCGGACAGGGCCAGCCAGTACCTGCTTTCGCTTTCGGACTGGCTAGATAGCGGACGCTGGTTCCTGCACGACGAGCTGGAGGCGGAGCCGGAGCTTGTCAGCCTCGGGTATCATAACCTGGTGGAATCGAACGCCTTTGGGAAGTCAACGTCAAACACTCTGTGCGTCAACACGCACGTGAACACGTTGCGAACACTGCTACTGATGGCAACGCATGACCAGACCGGCAAGTACCGCGAGCAGCACCGCCTCGGTCTCCAGGCCCTGAGGACCGTGCTTTCCGCACAGTCGCGACCAGATGCCTTCGAATCCGTGTTCGAGGTCTACGAGCTAGGCGGCAGGCTGGCCAGAGGCGGCAGGGTGGGACGCAAGGCATCATCGTGGCTAACGCGCGTGGCAGGGCGGTCGATGTTGAAGGCCAAGGCCCGCTACCCGCGCCTGGTGATGCCCAACGGCTTCATTGAGCGGGACCTGGTTGCATCCTCCCTGTCTCAGCGTTACAACCTCATCAACCTCCGGGACCTGATGGTCCACCGGCTGGTGTCGAAAGAGACCTGGGCGAACGGGGCAATCGATGCCGGCCTGGCGTACCTGGAGCGCAGGTGCATAAAGAGGCGGCAGGTGGACGAGCCGTGGATGTACGGCACCCTGCTGGAAGTCTTCGCGCTGGACGGCAAACGGACCGATGTTATTGTAAAGCTTGCCAACCAGGCCTACGAGAATGGCGGCTTCCCTGTTGACCTGATGCTCGCGGCATGGACATTGAACCGGGAGAGGGTCTCCGCGCTGATCAGCTCCGTGGAGAACGGGATTCTCCCAATCCCCCTCCGCGGCGGAGAGGACATGCTCCTGGTCAATCCCACCGCGGAGCCGCTTGCGCCGTTCGAAGGCGCAGCGCCCATCCCCGCCGGCGAGTACGCCATCCTGGCCGTGAAGGAAGCGCCGTCACGCGCATTTGGGCCGTTGCTGCCAAAGCTTCGAACGCAGGGTGGCTGAGGCACACCGGATGGAGTGAAATGGAAAAGACCCGCAAGGCTGCTCAAAAACTAGGTGGCAGAGGCGCATTCGACCGTGAGAGCGTCGAAGCCCTCTACAAGGACCCCACAGTCGTCGATTCCTACGACGAGGAGCGCTTCACGAGCATCAAGGGACGCATCCGACACGCCCTGGACACCGATGCCGTTGTGGCCCTGCTTGCGCCCGTGAGGCCCCGCGCCGTCCTGGACATGGCCACCGGCACCGGGCGCTTCGCCGATGCCGTATCCGGCCGCTTACGCTATGCTACGGTCGTGGCAGCGGACAATTCGCCGCTGATGCTTGCCAGGGCAAGAGGACGAACGAAGCGCCCCACCTACGTGAACGCCAATGCGTTCTCCCTGCCCTTCGCCGATGGGTCATTCGACGCGGTCGTGACCTTCCTTTTTGTGCGTCACTTCAAGAAAGAGGACCGCAAGCTGCTGCACGCGGAAATTCGCAGGGTGCTGAGACCCGGGGGGACCCTGGTTATCGACGTTGCCAACCGCCGGTACCATGAGAAGGCGATCGCAGACCGCCACGTGTTCGATGAAATCTACACGAGGGACGAGTTCGCAGCGGAGATGGCAGAGGCGGGGTTCAAAGTCGAAAGTCTCCTCGGTGTGCCCGTGAGCTGGCCCGGACTGAACCGGGCAATCTCAATCGCTCCCACGGTCCGCGGCAAAGTATTCGTGGCAAGGACGGCGAACCGCCTTCTCAGGTCACGGACCCGGCCGACAAACAACTCTGCTATCTGGGTTGCAAGGTGCCGAAGAGACTCCTGATAATCGGCCGGAAGCTAGACCCGTATCCCCCGTTCGACGACGCAGTCAAGAACGCCACACTTCTGCTTGCGGACACGCTCGCCCGGCAAGGCGTCAGCGTGCGGGTGCTCTCGTACTGGAAAGGTGCCCGCTACGCCGCCCGCAGGGCGCGCAGAAACGGCGTGCCGTACCTCATCATCAACCGGACGCGCTGGCCCCGGATTCTAAACCGGGTCATCTCAAACAGCGCTGTGCCACGAATCCTCTGCCGCGCCTTTCGCGCGGATGCAGTCTATTTCCATGGCGCCTTCCTTGACCTGAAGGCGCGCAAAGCTGTGCATATCTATTCGCACCAGCACTTCGACGCGGACATGAAGGTTTCGAGAGACACCGCTGTTCTGGCTGAGAACGACTCGATCTACGAGCGCGCGAAGCTGGCATATCCCTCCAACGAGGTACACCTCGTCTATCCCGGCGTGGACCTCGCGAAGTTCAGGCCGCGCACGATGTCCCGGCCACGGAAGCAGGTCAAATTTGTCTTCGCGAGTTCGACAGTGCCGGAGCACGACACACGGGAGCGTGAGATTGCGGTGATGGAGAGCAGGGGAGTCTTCGATATCATAAAGCTCACGGGGGCGCTCTCCGCGAGGATGCCCGTCGAGACCACCATGCTCTGGCGCAAGGACACCGCGGTGGTAGACTCCTTCCTCGCTCCGGCAGGGCCTGTGAAGGCCGTGAGACGTTACGTCGAGGACATGAACGCCTTCCTCGACGACTTCGACTTCTGCTTTTGCCTTTTCAAGGACGACGGAAACGTCAAAGGCATACCGCAAAGCATGATCGAATGCATGGCCAAGGGGATTCCGATAGTGACATACCGGGACGGCCCTCTAGGGGACCTGGTCAGGGAGCACGGATTCGGCGTGACGGTGTCGCCGGGCGGCGGCGAAGGCGACATCGATGCACTTGCCCGAGCGGCGACGGTCCCCGAGGAATACTCCAGGCTCTCGGCCAACGCCGTCGCCACCGCCCGCCGCCTGTTCGATATTGAGGCAACAGCGTCAAAGGTCGCGGACATCCTGTTCCCGCGGGGCGCCGCGTGAAGATCGCGTTCGTCACGTCAACGTTCCCCAGCATCTCGCAGACCTTCATCCTGAGCCAGGTCACCGCGCTGCTCGACCTTGACCACGACGTGCGAATATTCGCATTCGGGGCGGAGAGCGGGATCGTTCACGAGGACGTGGCTGAGCGAGGGCTCCTGGACCGGACGGTCTACCTCGTACCTCCTCCGGGCGCCCTCCGGCGGTACGCCGCGGCTGCTGGCATGTTCCCTCGCATTGGGCCAGGTAATATCGGGCGGGTCGCCGGCTCTTTGAATCCCGTTGCGAACGGTCCCGGCGTTGTGAACCTGAGGGCCTTGTATTCGTGGATGCCGCTGGCCGCAGGGCGACCATACGATATCGTGCACTGCCACTTCGGCGGCGTGGGCAGGCGGGTTGTGCCCGCGGTGCCGGCGGTCCGGCCTGGAGCGTTCGTAACAACCTTCTACGGTCACGACGTCTATCGCGAGACCCAGGCCGCCCAAGGGCTGTACCACCGGCTAGCAGTGCAAGGAGATGCGTTCATTGCACTGTCCGGTCCCATGAGGCAGGACCTCATAGCCCTGGGGTTGCCTGAGGCAAAGACCTTCATCCATCCGCTCGGCATATACTCCGACCGGTTCCGGCCGCGAAAGCGCGTCTCCGTTCCGGGGCCCGTAGAGGTAATCACGATCGCGCGGCTTGTGGAAAAGAAGGGGATAGAGTTCGCATTGAGGGCGGTCGCGGAATATTCGTCCCGGCCAGGCGCACTTCCGCTGTCCTACAAAATTGTGGGCGAAGGACCGTTGCGCACTCCACTGGAGGCGACGGCCGCGGAACTGGGCCTTGGGCAGTGCGTCCGATTCCTCGGTGCAAAATCGCAGCGCCAGGTAGAGGATCTCATAGGGGAGGCCGACGTGTTCCTGTTGCCCAGCGTCACCGCGGCGGACGGCGACAAAGAGGGCACACCGACCACGTTGATCGAGGCGCAGGCAATGGGCATACCTGTGCTTTCAACCATTCACAGCGGCATCCCCGAAATCGTTGAAGGTGGCGTCACGGGCTTCCTGGCGCCGGAGCGCGACGTGCCGGCGCTCTCCTCCAGGTTAGGGCAGCTTGTCGAGGACGCCGAATTGCGCTCCAGCATGGGAATGGCAGGGCGCGCACGCGTTCTGGAGCGGTACGACGCCCGGAAGCTTGCCGACAGGCAGGTGGACATATATCGGCGGCTGATAAAGAGATGACTTCTACGACACCCCCGTTCGTCTCCGTGATTATCCCCGTCTACAACAACACGGACGGCATTCACAAGGCTATCACCGCCCTCATGGCCCAGACCTACCCAGCGGACCGCTTCGAGGTTGTTGTCGCCGACAACAACTCGAACGACGGCACCGGCGCCATTGTGGACACCCTTGCGGAGCGCTATCCAGGGCGTGTGCGCCGCGTAGTGGAATCGCGCGTGCAAACATCCTACGCGGCGCGGAACAAGGGAATCGAGGAGGCCAGGGGGGAAGTCTTCGCCTTCACGGACTCCGATTGCATCCCTGACGCGCGCTGGATTGAAGCGGGCGTTGCGGGGCTGGTGCGTGAAGACGCAGCATGCGGCGGAGGCGGGGTTGAGTTCACGTTTCATCGGGAGCGCCCGAACGTGTACGAATACTTCGATTCAGCGCGCAAGCTCAACCAGCGCAGCTACGTGGTGGATTCCGGCTTCGCGGCAACCGCGAACTTCTTTGCCAGGGCTCGCCTGTTCACAGACTACGGGCCATTTCTCGGCGACCTGGTGTCCGGCGGCGACTACGAGTTCGGCCGGCGCGTGACCGCCCGTGGTGAGAAGCTTATATACATTGAAGACGCCGTCGTCGGTCACCCGGCGCGGCGCACATACAGGGAAATAGTCAAGAAGAGCAGGCGGGTGGCCCAGGGCCAGCGACAGCTTGCTCAGCGCGGCCTCCTCAAGCGGCCGCGAGCCGGATGGAGGCAGATCCTTCCGGCCAGGTCGTGGCCGAAGGACGGCAAGTGGGACCGCACCCTTACGCTCATCGAGAAGGCACAGCTTTTATGGGTCCAGACCGCCATCCGCTGGTCGACCGCCCGAGTGAAGGCGGAGGGCTAGCGTGGCCATGCAGTCCAACGGACCAAAGGTAAGAGTCATAATCCCCACCCACAACCGGGCGCACCTGGTGAGCCGCTCAATAGACAGCGTGCTGGCGCAGACGTTCGCCGACTTCGAGCTGCTGGTCGTCGATGATGCATCGAGCGATGGCACGGAGGGGGTGGTCAAGGCCATAGCGGACCCTCGCGTCCGCTATCTCCGGCACGAGCAGAACCGCGGCGCGTCCGGAGCCCGGAATACTGGCCTGGCGAACATGCGCGGAACGTACGTTGCGTTCCTCGACGATGACGACGAGTGGTTGCCGACCAAGCTGGAGGAGCAGGTCAGTCAGCTGGATTCCGAGCCCGCGGACGTTGGGATGGTCTACTGCTGGATGGACTATTTCGACGAGGATGGCAAGCTGGTCGGCGAGACCCACCCGACGCTGAAGGGTTACGTCTTCGACCAGCTCCTGGACAGGCAGCGGCTGGCAGGTTGCCCTACGCTACTCGTGAGGGCGGAAGTCGCGCGGGAAATGGGCGGGTTCGACGAACGCCTCGTTAGAGGGAACGACGGCGACTTCATTCGCCGGGTCTGTCTGCGGTACAAGGTCGACGTGCTCCCGAAGGTGCTGGTTAAGGTGCATGTGGGACACGGCCCCCGCCTCACGAGCTCAACGGCCAGGGGCATAGCAGCCGACGCCAGGGGAGTGGAAATCCGCCTGGAGAAGTTCAAGGCGCAATATGCCCGGCGACCCCGCGAACGAGGGGCAACGCTGCGCCACCTGGCGGTCCTGGAGGCCCGTCTGGGGAGGCGCCGCTCGGCGTGGCGGAATTTTATGCGCGGCGCTACTCTTTCGCCGGAGCCGGGCAGGCTGTTTTTCGACCTCGCCAGGTTCGTGAAGGCCAACGTTGGCCGCTGAGCGACCGCCTTTGAACGAGGGCATCGTTCGTCCCGCGCCGCTTGTGACAGCCGCGATCACGACCTTTCGGCGGCCGCACATTCTGGCAGGGGCGCTGAAAAGCGCGTTACGGCAGACGTACCGGAACATCGAGGTAATCGTCGTCGACGACTTCTCACAGGACGAAACGGAGGCAGTAGTGGCGGAAGCCGGCAACGGGCGGGCGCGGTACATCAGGCATTACAGCAACCGGGGGCTCGGGGCCTCGCGCAACACGGCCCTGGATGCTGCGAGCGGGATGTACATCGCGTACCTGGACGATGACGACGAGTGGCTTCCTGAAAAGGTTGAAAAGCAGGTATCTGTCGCGGAGGGCGTGGCCCCTGACTGTGCCGTTGTTTACTGCGGCGGAAGAATAGCGGCCCGCGACGGTCGCATCCTTTCAACCTCTCTCCCGGCTTTCCGGGGTCCTATCCAGGATTTCGTAGCGTCCGGCCGGCTGAGCACAATTCCATCGACGCCCCTTTTCAGGACTGACCTGCTTCGACGCGTAGGCGGGTACGATGCGACGCTCCCGAGTCACCTCGACCACGATGTATGGATGTCGATGGCCCTCGCCGGCCTGCGAGCGGACTACGTCAACGAGCCGCTCGTGACGGTCGGAGCGCCCACAGGGAGGAGGATGACGAGCGACACGGAGGCCCGATGGAAGGCCACCGCCATGTACTTCAAGAAATGGCGACCGCACCTGGTCGAATGGATGGGCGAGAAGGGCGCGGCGCGTTACGAGACGGCGTACTTCATGCGGGTGATGGGCGCAGCAGGGCGGGACGCGCTTCGTTCGGGGCGCTACCGCAACGGTATCGGCGCTCTGGCCAGGGTGGTGCGGCGCTGGCCGGCCAGGCCGGAGGCCTACATCACCGGGGGTCGCGCAATTGCCGGCGCAGTTTACGATCTGAGACCGGCGCGCCGTGGCTGACCCGCTCGTTTCCATCATCACCCCGTCTTACAACAGCGCTGCATTCCTTGAGCAGACTATCCTGGGCGTGGCTGCGCAGACATACAGGAACATCGAATACATTATCGTGGACGGCGG is a window from the SAR202 cluster bacterium genome containing:
- a CDS encoding UDP-glucose/GDP-mannose dehydrogenase family protein, with the translated sequence MKNKQDVRIAVLGLGHVGLPTALGMAEVGWTVIGADEYRDKAERIQSGDPTFYEPGLEELLKKHLDSGRFIVRKDVASAVKDSNVIFVCVGTPQKDDGAADLSHMEKVARTIAPNLNEYKVIIEKSTTPVQTAGRLKQSIIRYAAARSNGNGGSVDFDVAVNPEFLREGTAIYDVFNPDRIVIGVESEPAAKMMMDVYRPLVERIGKSMDSTIIVTDINAAEIIKHGSNAFLSMKISFANMVADLCEATGANIQDVTRGIGMDPRIGPRFLNAGIGYGGYCFPKDIRAFTYVASEHGVDFSLLREVEKINNARVGKFAAKVRQALWVVKGKNIAVWGLAFKPGTDDTREAPALAVVRALIEEGAHLRLHDPQANKEAMRDIPANPPSVVYCDSAEDAAAGADAVVLLTEWKDYLGVDLAKLRPAMEVPLIIDGRNLFDPAKVRGAGFEYYSVGRP
- a CDS encoding lipopolysaccharide biosynthesis protein, with protein sequence MACSESKKIEDPKPAAIEPGAAGDLSRRVLSAGTWTMAMRVVVSVAGTARVMVLARLLAPEDFGLISIALLVVGFLDSMAQTGFATALVQRKGDIRPYLDTAWTVQLVRGVVLAGAVALAAPVVSRFFDSPGAESIVRTMALVVLFKGLTNSAVVYFQRDLEFRKQSVLQIVHTMSDVAVSVGFGIALRDVRALVYGAVAASIALVVVSFIVHPYRPRPRIDFGKARELYSYGKWVFGTNVLKYFILNGDNAFVGRMLGTVALGHYQMAYRISQMPATEVGDLISRIMFPAWSKMQEDVDRLRAAYLRTVQVSTLVTLPLAGGVLVLADAFTRVVLTEKWLEIVPALQVLAVLGALKTIGAFAPLFQALGRPRFVTIVSAVRLAAIAALIYPLTQTMGIVGTGWAVLIGTAVTIPWSLTEAMKAVRGSLMQFVEAVWIAIAATGVMMAILLVALQLTASSNIVWAGGLIGLEGAAESVAGLVWLGGLATVGCLAYGSACLALDTMTGSKALTSLKRLAGISH
- a CDS encoding class I SAM-dependent methyltransferase — its product is MDIEPGEGLRADQLRGERDSPNPPPRRRGHAPGQSHRGAACAVRRRSAHPRRRVRHPGREGSAVTRIWAVAAKASNAGWLRHTGWSEMEKTRKAAQKLGGRGAFDRESVEALYKDPTVVDSYDEERFTSIKGRIRHALDTDAVVALLAPVRPRAVLDMATGTGRFADAVSGRLRYATVVAADNSPLMLARARGRTKRPTYVNANAFSLPFADGSFDAVVTFLFVRHFKKEDRKLLHAEIRRVLRPGGTLVIDVANRRYHEKAIADRHVFDEIYTRDEFAAEMAEAGFKVESLLGVPVSWPGLNRAISIAPTVRGKVFVARTANRLLRSRTRPTNNSAIWVARCRRDS
- a CDS encoding glycosyltransferase family 4 protein, translating into MPKRLLIIGRKLDPYPPFDDAVKNATLLLADTLARQGVSVRVLSYWKGARYAARRARRNGVPYLIINRTRWPRILNRVISNSAVPRILCRAFRADAVYFHGAFLDLKARKAVHIYSHQHFDADMKVSRDTAVLAENDSIYERAKLAYPSNEVHLVYPGVDLAKFRPRTMSRPRKQVKFVFASSTVPEHDTREREIAVMESRGVFDIIKLTGALSARMPVETTMLWRKDTAVVDSFLAPAGPVKAVRRYVEDMNAFLDDFDFCFCLFKDDGNVKGIPQSMIECMAKGIPIVTYRDGPLGDLVREHGFGVTVSPGGGEGDIDALARAATVPEEYSRLSANAVATARRLFDIEATASKVADILFPRGAA
- a CDS encoding colanic acid biosynthesis glycosyltransferase WcaL; protein product: MKIAFVTSTFPSISQTFILSQVTALLDLDHDVRIFAFGAESGIVHEDVAERGLLDRTVYLVPPPGALRRYAAAAGMFPRIGPGNIGRVAGSLNPVANGPGVVNLRALYSWMPLAAGRPYDIVHCHFGGVGRRVVPAVPAVRPGAFVTTFYGHDVYRETQAAQGLYHRLAVQGDAFIALSGPMRQDLIALGLPEAKTFIHPLGIYSDRFRPRKRVSVPGPVEVITIARLVEKKGIEFALRAVAEYSSRPGALPLSYKIVGEGPLRTPLEATAAELGLGQCVRFLGAKSQRQVEDLIGEADVFLLPSVTAADGDKEGTPTTLIEAQAMGIPVLSTIHSGIPEIVEGGVTGFLAPERDVPALSSRLGQLVEDAELRSSMGMAGRARVLERYDARKLADRQVDIYRRLIKR
- a CDS encoding glycosyltransferase — its product is MTSTTPPFVSVIIPVYNNTDGIHKAITALMAQTYPADRFEVVVADNNSNDGTGAIVDTLAERYPGRVRRVVESRVQTSYAARNKGIEEARGEVFAFTDSDCIPDARWIEAGVAGLVREDAACGGGGVEFTFHRERPNVYEYFDSARKLNQRSYVVDSGFAATANFFARARLFTDYGPFLGDLVSGGDYEFGRRVTARGEKLIYIEDAVVGHPARRTYREIVKKSRRVAQGQRQLAQRGLLKRPRAGWRQILPARSWPKDGKWDRTLTLIEKAQLLWVQTAIRWSTARVKAEG
- a CDS encoding glycosyltransferase family 2 protein, with the translated sequence MQSNGPKVRVIIPTHNRAHLVSRSIDSVLAQTFADFELLVVDDASSDGTEGVVKAIADPRVRYLRHEQNRGASGARNTGLANMRGTYVAFLDDDDEWLPTKLEEQVSQLDSEPADVGMVYCWMDYFDEDGKLVGETHPTLKGYVFDQLLDRQRLAGCPTLLVRAEVAREMGGFDERLVRGNDGDFIRRVCLRYKVDVLPKVLVKVHVGHGPRLTSSTARGIAADARGVEIRLEKFKAQYARRPRERGATLRHLAVLEARLGRRRSAWRNFMRGATLSPEPGRLFFDLARFVKANVGR
- a CDS encoding glycosyltransferase family 2 protein; amino-acid sequence: MAAERPPLNEGIVRPAPLVTAAITTFRRPHILAGALKSALRQTYRNIEVIVVDDFSQDETEAVVAEAGNGRARYIRHYSNRGLGASRNTALDAASGMYIAYLDDDDEWLPEKVEKQVSVAEGVAPDCAVVYCGGRIAARDGRILSTSLPAFRGPIQDFVASGRLSTIPSTPLFRTDLLRRVGGYDATLPSHLDHDVWMSMALAGLRADYVNEPLVTVGAPTGRRMTSDTEARWKATAMYFKKWRPHLVEWMGEKGAARYETAYFMRVMGAAGRDALRSGRYRNGIGALARVVRRWPARPEAYITGGRAIAGAVYDLRPARRG